In the Gossypium arboreum isolate Shixiya-1 chromosome 10, ASM2569848v2, whole genome shotgun sequence genome, one interval contains:
- the LOC108487206 gene encoding E3 ubiquitin-protein ligase SPL2, with the protein MSSHEQAVASLISQLALSFDGAVLGAALAYAALRTIFRFKATSTALRKIRGAPYLRVADLRSLLEEDRSDSPEEPIVVIRGAVEARSATDLRSLKSLKSNVLVSQESGDKAVIIQRTQTYIYHEWRGLFGWTSDLRAIIGRSWNKKESTSMRTVPFILVEGGQWPQSDFVIVNMNGSKHPLPLTTVYHQLHPINASPYTFLQALFGHEYPVGLLDEEKILPVGKEISAVGICGFSNGVPEVKACKELPYFLTDMTKDQMLLDLAFKTKILFWSGVVLGSLSIGILGYAFVRNWNKWKERRLRRFQQAANAATDDSTLQMDLDEELSDVPDGELCVICLMRRRRSAFIPCGHLVCCQHCAVSVERELVPKCPVCRMAIRSSVRIYAS; encoded by the exons ATGTCCTCACATGAACAAGCTGTAGCCTCCTTAATCTCACAACTAGCGCTTTCTTTCGATGGCGCCGTTTTAGGTGCTGCCCTAGCCTATGCCGCCTTGCGCACAATCTTCCGGTTCAAGGCAACCTCCACTGCCCTACGAAAAATTCGTGGTGCACCGTACTTGCGTGTTGCCGACCTCCGTTCCCTCCTTGAAGAGGATAGGTCGGATTCCCCCGAAGAGCCTATCGTCGTGATTCGCGGCGCCGTCGAGGCTAGATCGGCTACCGATTTACGGAGCTTGAAGAGCCTTAAGAGTAACGTTCTCGTCTCTCAAGAGTCCGGTGATAAAGCTGTTATCATCCAAAGAACACAAACT tatATTTATCATGAATGGAGGGGATTGTTTGGATGGACTTCTGATTTACGTGCTATTATTGGGAGATCTTGGAATAAAAAAGAGTCAACTTCTATGAGAACA GTTCCTTTCATTTTGGTTGAAGGTGGTCAATGGCCACAATCTGATTTTGTCATTGTGAACATGAATGGCTCCAAGCATCCCCTGCCTCTTACTACAGTTTATCATCAATTGCATCCTATAAATGCTTCACCTTATACATTCCTTCAGGCTTTGTTCGGTCATGAATACCCT GTTGGTCTGCTTGATGAAGAGAAAATTCTTCCTGTGGGAAAGGAAATCAGTGCTGTTGGCATTTGCGGTTTTAGTAATGGAGTGCCTGAAGTTAAGGCATGCAAGGAGCTTCCCTATTTCCT TACTGACATGACAAAAGATCAGATGCTGTTGGATCTTGCCTTCAAGACAAAAATACTGTTCTGGAGTGGTGTCGTCCTTGGTTCTCTTTCTATTGGTATTCTTGGCTATGCTTTTGTAAG GAACTGGAATAAATGGAAAGAAAGGAGGCTAAGACGGTTTCAGCAAGCAGCCAATGCTGCCACTGATGACTCCACCTTGCAGATGGATTTGGATGAAGAGTTAAGTGATGTTCCAGATGGAGAGTTGTGTGTGATTTGCTTGATGAGGAGAAGACGATCTGCATTTATTCCATGTGGACACCTGGTTTGTTGCCAACATTGTGCTGTATCGGTCGAACGGGAATTGGTGCCAAAGTGCCCTGTTTGCCGCATGGCGATCCGAAGTTCAGTGCGAATATACGCATCTTAA